The Natrinema pellirubrum DSM 15624 region CGCGAGATGCGCTGGCGACCGCCCGCGAGTCACGAGAACGTCGACCTCCACGCCGCAGTCGAAGACGCGACCGCGAACAAAGGTGCCGAGGCGACGGCTGCGTTCGCCCAGTCCATCGCCGACGGGGTCGACGACTACGACCGCATCGCCTATCACGAACTGCTCGAGACGGTCGAGTCCGCCGCCGAAGCCGTCGAAGACGACCACGGAACGACGTTCGGCGATACCGTCCGGGAAAACGCCGTCGAAGCCGTCTGGCTCGAGCTGATCGACGCCGTCGAAACCGAGTCGGTGGACGACGGAGCCGACGGTGGTGCTGACGACGAGTCGCGACTGGTTGCCGACCTCTACGACCTCGCGGACGAGGCAACGAGTACCCGCAAGGACGACGAGACCATCCACGCCTTCGCCGACCGGCTCGGGGCCGCGTTCGGGGACGAACTCGCGGCCGGCGACGACGAGGGGAACGTCCGCCACCGGCTCACGCGGACGCGGCTCCGGGCGTTCGTCGACCGCGCGGCCGACCTCACCGAGGAGTACGACGACGTTTCCTTCGGCGAGACGGCCCGCGAGAACGTTACGAATGCTATCTGGGACGTGATGGCCACCGTGCCCGACGACCCACCGCTGGTACGGGAACTGAACGGCGACCGCGACGCCACCAGCGACCTCGTCGACGCGATGCGTGCGACCGACATCATGGCGCCGCCGACGCGGTGTCTCTCGCCGATCTCCGAGGACCTCATCACCGCGGGCCTCGAGAAGGAGTTCGATGCGGACTTCTACGCTTCGGCGACCCGCGACGCGGGCGTTTCCGGCGGCGATCCGTTCATCGTCGAGGCCGGGATCGCCTACGGCGGCGACCTCCCCGCGGAGGGCACCGGCGAGGTCATGCGCTTTGCCAACCGGGTGCCGCTGGTCTACCAGCGCGGGGCCTGTGCCACGACGGACGTAGTGAAGTCGATCGGCTGGCGCAACTACGGGTTAGATCAGCCCGGCGGCTCCGGGCTGCCCAACGGCCCGGTCGTGATCATGGTCCACGTCGCCTCGACGAACGTCCCCTTCACCAGCGAGTCGAAGGACGCGGTCGCGAACGTCCCCGAGATCGAAGACGAGATCGAACTCGCGATCCGCGAGGCGGCCCGCGATCTCAAGAGCTACCTCAACAAACGGCGCTCGATGCAACAGCGCCGGAAGAAACAGAACGTCCTCGGGAAGATCCTCCCGGAGATGGCCGAGAAAGTCGCCGAGGTCACCGACCGCGACGAACCCGACATCGACGACGCGATCGCTCGCATCATGAACAACGTCCTCGTCGAGCGCAACGTCGAGGCAAACGGCGACGGACGGGCCGTCTCGGTCGTCGTCGAGAACAACTCGGGAACGAACGAGTCCCTCGAGATCACCGATATCGTCTCGGCGGAACCCACCGCCCTCTCGGACGGCGCGACCGTCGTCGAGATGGACGGCGAGTGGTTCGTCAAGTGGGAACCCGAGGTCAAAAGTGACGACGAGGCGGCCCTCGAGTACGAGGTACCGGACGATGCGACCTTCGATCTGGACGTCAAAGGCGTCGAAAGCGAGAAACTGACCGTAAACCAATGAGCGCAGACGATACCCAGGAAGCCAGAGAGCAGTTGATCGATCTCGCCGCGCAGTTTTACGACCAGTTCGAACTGGGCGAGATCCCCCACATGTCCGTGCCGACGCGGACGAAGAACAACATCGAGTACGACGAGGACAAAGACGTCTGGGTCTACGGCGACCGCGAGTCGACCCGGTCGGCCAACTCGGTCCAGGGGGCGCGGAAGCTCCTGAAAGCGGTCTACACGATCGAGTTCCTCGCCGACCAGCTCGAGGAGGACCGCTCCTCGACCCTGCGTGAACTCTACTACCTCTCGGAGAGCTGGGACAACGAAGAGGCCCAGTTCTCGAGCCAGGACGAGTCGAACAACCTCGTCGAGGACCTCGAGATCGTCTCGGGGGTTACCCGCGAGGACTTCCACATGCGGCCCGAGGAGTCGGGCGCGACGATCATGGGCCCGCTGCACCTGCGCGAGCAGACCCGCCGCGGCGAACGCGAGATCCACTGTCAGGAAGACGTCGGCGAGGGCGGCTACCAGATCCCGAACAACCCGGACACGATCGAGTTTCTGGGCTCCGACGCCGACTTCATCCTCGCGGTCGAGACCGGTGGGATGCGCGATCGGCTCGTCGAGAACGGCTTCGACGAGGAGTTCAACGCCCTGATCGTCCACCTGAAGGGCCAGCCCGCCCGCGCGACCCGCCGGATCACCAAGCGGCTCCACGACGAACTCGACCTGCCGGTCACCGTGTTTACGGACGGCGACCCGTGGTCGTACCGCATCTACGGCTCGGTGGCCTACGGCTCGATCAAGTCCGCCCACCTCTCGGAGTATCTCGCGACCCCCGAGGCGGACTTCATCGGCATCCAGCCCGCCGACATCGTCGAGTACGATCTGCCCTCCGACCCGCTCTCCGATTCCGACATCAACGCCCTCGAGAGCGAACTCGAGGATCCGCGGTTCCAGACCGACTACTGGGAGGAACAGATCGAACTCCAGCTCGATCTCGGGAAGAAATCCGAACAGCAGTCGCTGGCCGCTCGCGGGTTGGACTTCGTGACGGACACCTATCTGCCCGAACGACTCGGCGAGATGGGCGTCCTCTAGGCCTGCGCCTCGAGGGCCTTCGACGCCGACAGAACCAACGCTCGTCGCGTGCCCTGTGACTGCAGGTGCAACCGGTTCCCGTCTGCGTGGCCACTCACCGTCTAGAACGGTGACATGGCGGACGACAAAGACGACCAACGGCCGTTGCACAGCGACCCCGACGAGGGCGCAATAGATGAGCCGACGACCTCGGGCGCACAGGAGGCCGACGAGACCGCGTGGATGATGAAAGAGGGGATCACGGTCGGGCTGATCGCCATCGGTGCCATGGTCCTCCTCGGGCTCGGTCTCTTGCAGGGGTCCGGGCTCGTCGACTTCTTCGCCCCGATCGCCGACTCCGGAGTCGGGCAGTGGCTCGCACTCGGTGTGCTGGCCCTGGCCGCAGTCGCGCTCTTTGCCTGGTCTCGGGTGGGCGTGTAAGCATGGCCGCCGGCGTGCCTACTCGTCGAGGACGACCGGCACGCCGCGGGTCGCCACGTCGACGACGAACGCCTCGGCGTCGGCCGCGAGCGCCCCGTTCGTGTCGTAGTGAACCGGCAGGACCAGATCAGGGCGGATTTCGCCCGCCAGCGACGCGGCCTCGTGGCGGTCCATCGTGGCCGACCCGCCGATCGGCGGGAGCAGGAGGTCGATCGCGAGCGACTCGTGGCGCGGGAGGGCGTCGGTGCCGCCGGGCCAGAACGCCGTGATTCCGTCGATCGTCACACCGAAACCACAGCCCCGTCCCTCGGGATGTGGAACGGTCCCGTCGGCGTCGGCACGTGGCCCAGCGGGGTCGTTGTACGCCGGCGTCGTGAACAGATCCAGCGGGCCGAGGACGAACGACTCGTCCGTACGGACGCGTTCGACGTCGAACGGCAGGGATTCCGGCCGCTCGACGCCGCCGCCGATCTCGCTCGCGTCGACTGACTCGTGAACGACGACCAGCGCGTCGTCGCGGGCGACCCGCCGGATCGCGTCGGGATCGTAGTGGTGGCCGTGGGAGACGAGGATCAGGTCGCCGTCCCGTGGATCGAGCCCCTCCAGTACCCGTTCCGGGCCGGGATCGGTGTAGACGACCGCACCCGTCTGTCCCTCGAGACGGACGGTAGCGTGGCCGAGCCAGTCGACGGTCACCGCGTCGAATCGGACGGTCATGCCCGGAGACACGCGCAAGAGATCCGAAAAGGCTTCTCTCGAGGGCGGTGAGCGGCTGCGTTCGTCGATCGAGTGCCGCCTCCTGCGGGCCGGTTCAGGGGATCCGGACCGAATGCTCGAGGGTACCGACGCCCTCGACCTCGATCTCGACTGTATCGCCGTCCGAGAGCGGGCCGACGCCCTCGGGTGTGCCCGTCGCGATCACGTCGCCGGGCTCCAAGGTGAGATACGTCGTGATCTCGGCGATCAGTTCCGGGATCGGGAAGATGAGTTGCTCGCGGGAGCCGTCCTGCTTTAGTTCGCCGTTGACGCGGGTTTGTACGGACGCGTCCGCCGGGACTTCGTCGGGGGTCGCCAGCACCGGTCCGATCGGAGCCGCGCCGTCGAAGGCCTTCCCGCGGACCCAGTTCTGTTCCTGTCGTTGATCGTCGCGGTTCGAGAGGTCGTTGACGCAGGTAAAGCCCTCCACGACGTCCATCGCGTCGGCTTCGGCGACGTGGCGGCACTGTTCGCCGATGACGACGCCGAGTTCGGCCTCGTGGTCGATCCGTTCCTTGCCCGCGGGCAGGGTGACGGTATCGCCGTGGGCCGCCAGCGCGTTCGGCGGCTTCAGGAAGAGCAAGGGCCGATCCGGCACTTCGGAGTCGAGTTCCGCCGCGTGGTCGGCGTAATTCCGCCCGATACAGACGATCTTCGACGGCTCCGTCGGCGGCAACACGTCGATCTCGTCGCTCTCGAGGTCGTAGCTTTCCGTTCCGAAGTGGACAGCGCCGTTCTCGTACTCGCCACGGCGGACCGCACCGGCCGGGTCGCGAAAGCGGGCGTATTTCATGCTCGGTGGAATGGACACCGGGGATCAAAAGCGTTGAGAAGCCGGTCAGTTCGAAGGATGGTTCGCGGATTCGGCAGCGACCGCCTGCGGGTGAAACGGGTCGCTCGAGCGGGCTGCTGTTAACGGCCTGACGGGTCAGCGTGCGTGATATCGTGGCACTGCCGGCCCGGAACGGAACGTTTTTCATTAGGCCTCGGCAACAATGAGTTGCGAGACGCGCTCCCGTTGGTGAGACGGACGCAGTCCGTCGAGGCTCGGTGCGCGAACGCAGTGAACGCTCCGTTGGTGTAGTCCGGCCAATCATTTCGGCCTTTCGAGCCGATGACCTGGGTTCAAATCCCAGACGGAGCACTCTTCTGAACGAACGAAGTGAGTGAAGGAGGAAGCGCACGCTCTGGGATTTGAAGTAGAGAAGTCGCAATCCGCGAGCGAACGAAGTGAGTGAGCAGGAACGTCTTCGCGTGGTTCAAATCCCAGACGGAGTACTTTTCGGCGAACAAATCCGTGAGCCGAAAATGTGACCCTTGATTTGAATCAGACCAGTCGCACACAGCGTAGTGAGTACGTCTGGGCGTGGTTCAAATCCCAGACAGAACATTTTCCATCAGTAATCCTCGAGCCCCGGCTACGGTTCACGTCCTTCCGGCCAGATACGTGAGCGGAAATCCGTCTCACTCGAGTTTCCGGAAGCAGTTGTGACAG contains the following coding sequences:
- a CDS encoding fumarylacetoacetate hydrolase family protein; translation: MKYARFRDPAGAVRRGEYENGAVHFGTESYDLESDEIDVLPPTEPSKIVCIGRNYADHAAELDSEVPDRPLLFLKPPNALAAHGDTVTLPAGKERIDHEAELGVVIGEQCRHVAEADAMDVVEGFTCVNDLSNRDDQRQEQNWVRGKAFDGAAPIGPVLATPDEVPADASVQTRVNGELKQDGSREQLIFPIPELIAEITTYLTLEPGDVIATGTPEGVGPLSDGDTVEIEVEGVGTLEHSVRIP
- a CDS encoding MBL fold metallo-hydrolase, producing MTVRFDAVTVDWLGHATVRLEGQTGAVVYTDPGPERVLEGLDPRDGDLILVSHGHHYDPDAIRRVARDDALVVVHESVDASEIGGGVERPESLPFDVERVRTDESFVLGPLDLFTTPAYNDPAGPRADADGTVPHPEGRGCGFGVTIDGITAFWPGGTDALPRHESLAIDLLLPPIGGSATMDRHEAASLAGEIRPDLVLPVHYDTNGALAADAEAFVVDVATRGVPVVLDE
- a CDS encoding DNA topoisomerase VI subunit B is translated as MTSFQSTLGDEPGIAEELAESQQSISIAEFFEKNKHMLGFDSGARGLVTAVKEAVDNALDAAEESGILPDIYVEIEEAGDYYRLIVEDNGPGLTKESLPKVFGKLLYGSRFHAREQSRGQQGIGISAAVLYSQLTSGKPAKITSRTQGSEEAEYFELIIDTDSNEPEISVEEKTTWDRPHGTRIELEMEANMRARQQLHDYIKHTAVVNPHARLELREPQEHFKFERATDQLPEETEEIRPHPHGVELGTVMKMLTATDSQTVSGFVQEEFTRVGKKTADSIIDEFRDRHYGREMRWRPPASHENVDLHAAVEDATANKGAEATAAFAQSIADGVDDYDRIAYHELLETVESAAEAVEDDHGTTFGDTVRENAVEAVWLELIDAVETESVDDGADGGADDESRLVADLYDLADEATSTRKDDETIHAFADRLGAAFGDELAAGDDEGNVRHRLTRTRLRAFVDRAADLTEEYDDVSFGETARENVTNAIWDVMATVPDDPPLVRELNGDRDATSDLVDAMRATDIMAPPTRCLSPISEDLITAGLEKEFDADFYASATRDAGVSGGDPFIVEAGIAYGGDLPAEGTGEVMRFANRVPLVYQRGACATTDVVKSIGWRNYGLDQPGGSGLPNGPVVIMVHVASTNVPFTSESKDAVANVPEIEDEIELAIREAARDLKSYLNKRRSMQQRRKKQNVLGKILPEMAEKVAEVTDRDEPDIDDAIARIMNNVLVERNVEANGDGRAVSVVVENNSGTNESLEITDIVSAEPTALSDGATVVEMDGEWFVKWEPEVKSDDEAALEYEVPDDATFDLDVKGVESEKLTVNQ
- a CDS encoding DNA topoisomerase IV subunit A; this translates as MSADDTQEAREQLIDLAAQFYDQFELGEIPHMSVPTRTKNNIEYDEDKDVWVYGDRESTRSANSVQGARKLLKAVYTIEFLADQLEEDRSSTLRELYYLSESWDNEEAQFSSQDESNNLVEDLEIVSGVTREDFHMRPEESGATIMGPLHLREQTRRGEREIHCQEDVGEGGYQIPNNPDTIEFLGSDADFILAVETGGMRDRLVENGFDEEFNALIVHLKGQPARATRRITKRLHDELDLPVTVFTDGDPWSYRIYGSVAYGSIKSAHLSEYLATPEADFIGIQPADIVEYDLPSDPLSDSDINALESELEDPRFQTDYWEEQIELQLDLGKKSEQQSLAARGLDFVTDTYLPERLGEMGVL